A single genomic interval of Plodia interpunctella isolate USDA-ARS_2022_Savannah chromosome 16, ilPloInte3.2, whole genome shotgun sequence harbors:
- the LOC128676724 gene encoding pancreatic lipase-related protein 2-like, with protein MLNGVVIFAIGLVLANAEPEARQKRNGEFTQYFLYNRIAEGAELNLKTPSPDVLRYLPTVVIVHGHEGSYDTSLNLDLRREFLESQDVNVISVDWSIYSHMTYEQAQNFVLSIGEFLANFLRNQQINLASTHLIGFDLGAHIVGVAGRKLNGVARITGLSPTANDIKLSSTDAKYVEVIHTGTGCSSRKGIADKLGQADFYPNGGNCQPGCPNSDCHHNRSWMYFAASIRDNTFNANCCNNMFEKDVNICKGSYIPMGNNKLGKMPCQSGLYRVNTKDSYPF; from the exons ATGTTGAATGGTGTTGTTATATTTGCTATTGGCTTAG TTCTAGCTAACGCCGAACCGGAAGCAAGACAAAAGAGAAATGGTGAATTTActcagtattttttgtacaacag AATTGCGGAAGGTGCTGAACTTAATTTGAAAACACCGAGTCCAGACGTTTTAAGATACCTGCCTACTGTGGTAATAGTACATGGTCATGAGGGATCCTACGACACATCGCTTAATCTAGATCTCAGAAGAG aatttctGGAGTCCCAAGATGTTAATGTGATATCAGTAGATTGGTCGATCTACTCACACATGACATATGAACAAGCTCAAAACTTTGTGTTGAGTATAGGCGAATTCTTAGCAAATTTTCTAAGGAATCAGCAGATTAATCTTGCGTCAACTCACTTGATTGGATTCGATTTGGGAGCGCATATTGTTGGAGTCGCTGGCAGAAAGCTCAATGGTGTTGCCAGAATTAcag gtCTTAGTCCAACAGCCAATGACATCAAATTATCCAGTACTGACGCGAAATACGTAGAGGTGATCCACACAGGCACAGGCTGTTCCTCGCGCAAGGGTATTGCCGACAAGTTAGGACAAGCAGACTTCTATCCTAATGGTGGAAACTGCCAACCTGGGTGTCCAAACAGTGATTGCCACCACAACAGATCTTGGATGTACTTCGCTGCGTCAATCCGAGACAACACGTTTAATGCTAATTGTTGTAACAATATGTTTGAAAAGGATGTCAATATCTGCAAGGGCAGTTACATTCCGATGGGGAATAATAAGCTAGGAAAAATGCc atgtCAATCTGGACTTTATCGGGTGAACACAAAAGACTCATATCCATTCTAA